From Methanobacterium formicicum:
ATGGCCCTATTAGCGGCTGCACCTTTTATTCTTTTAACTTTCCTAATCAGCCCCAATTCTCCCCTGAAAATAAAAGATAGGATATCTGGTTCAGGGCATGGTCTGGGTCTGGTTTATTACGCCATTTCCTGGACTGTTCTGGCACTTCTGTTCTTTGATCAACCCTGGATCATAGCCGTGGGTATAGCTGCCATGTCTTACGGGGATGGAATGGCCTCATTAATTGGTATGAAGTATGGTAAAATAAAATACAACCTAACCGGAGACAATAAAAGCCTGGAAGGATCCCTGACCATGTTTATTGTCCTTATAGGTATGTTGTGGGTGGTTTTAATGTACTATGCCGTGCCGGTCCAGCCCATGGTAATTGTGAGTGTGGCCCTGGTTGCTACCATACTGGAAGGAATAACACCCAAAGGCCTGGATAACATCACCGCATGTTTTTCCGCGGTTATAACCTATTTAATACTAACCATCTAAAAAACAGGGATAACGGGATGATTACATGCGTTTTATTATCATTGACGGCTTAGACGGGTCTGGGAAAAGTACCCAGGCCAAACTAGTGCAAAAAAAATACTTGTCCATGGGGGAAAGTGTTATACTGAGGGAACATCCCTCTACTGATAATTCTTACGGTAAAAAGGCAAAAGATGCACTTTTAGGTAGAGGGAAGGTCAATAAAATCAAAGCCTCCCTGTATTATGCTCTGGATGTTATCCGCTCTGTCCGCAAGTACCAGGGTAAAGCTGATAACATTATCATGGTCCGCTACCTCATGGGAGTGGCTTACCTGCCTTACCCCCTAGCCAAACTCCTCTATCATCTGTTCACCCTATTTTTACCCACCTCCGAGTACATGTTCTTCCTGGATCTGGAACCGGAAGAGTCCCTGGGGCGAATGTCAAAACGGGACGAAGAGGAAATGTTTGAAAATAGGGAAGACCTGATCAAGGTTAGAAAGAAGGCTCTTAAATTGGCTAAAGATTGGAACATAATTGACAGCTCGGGAAATGTTAACAGTGTTAAAAAGGATATCGAGGCTATTTTAGATGATCTGGGCTAATTGTTAGTTTATCCCGAGAAAAAGATCAGGTAAGAGATGGACTGGGCGGGATTTGAACCCGCGGCCTCTGCCTTGCGAAGGCAACGCTCTCCCATCTGAGCTACCAGCCCTCATTAAATATTTTAGTTGAATATGAGTTTAAATTCTCTTATTTTAATTACTTACAATTTTAATTCCATTGCTTATAATTAATACAAAGTTTTAATTCCCTTACTTTAATTGATAAAAATAATTACAGAAAAAATAAGTAAAAAAATTTTACAGATCCATCCCCCTGAACTCTGTAAATTTTTGTTAGGGAAGACTTAACTTATGGCAATTTCCTCAATCTGTTCTTTGGAAAGCTTCAAAATCATGTAGTCCCCAATTTCAGAGATATCATTGTTGGATATGTGGAAATGCTTCCGGTTGAAGGTTCCTCCCATGGTGATGACCACGTTGTGGATAATACTCCCCTCGGGATCAATTACCAGGTCCTGAATCTTGCCGATTTCTACACCCTCCCTGGTAAGGACTACTTTTCCTTCCAGGCTATTAAATCTCTGTTCTTTGGGTGCAAGATCATCCAGTTTATCAGTTTTAACCATATTTTTCAGGGTTTCACCATCAAATTTAACCTGAACATAGTCCCCTATTGCAGCTATATCATCCGTTCTAACTGCAAAATATTTTTTTCCAAAAGTAGAACCAATGGATATAAAAATCTGTTCAACTAAAGACTCTTTTATGGTAACCCCCAGATCTTCTACCTTTCCCACATCTCTGGCTTCTATATCTATAACTTTCATTCCAATAAATTCACTGACTTTCATTTTCTCATCACCTGCCCACGGAATCAGATATCTTTTAATTGTAAAGTAGATTGTTATAGTACTTATGAAGTTTTTAATATATAGTTATTTCCCATTACAGTCGCCGTATGTTGTTTTCTAACCAGTACCCGAGAATTTCCAATTTTTAAAGCTTTAAAAACCGTATACTTTATTAACCTCCTCCCCCTCCATGGTGACACATAAAGATAAGTGTAATTTACACCATAAATTATCATTAGAAATCTTCATGTTTGCCAAATAGAGGTCTCTTAGGGGTTATGTAAATGATTGGGAAAGAGAAACTCGTAGAAAGAATAGAAGAAACAGAACTGGAAAAAACACATGCCGGGAATGATCTGTGGGAGAAACATATTTACATGAGAGATAAAGTTCTCATTGTTGGCTATGAAAAAGAAGAAACATATAACAAACCAAATCCCGGGGAAGAGATAATTAAGAATTATTACTGGTACTGGGAACTCAGAGATTCTACAAATTGGAATGTCTTATTCGATAATCATGATAAAGAGTTCAGTTTTTGTGAATCAAACGTGGGGGGGTACACGGATCAGGACCGGGTGGAAGATCTGGTGGGGGATATTGAAGAGGAAGATGTTTGCACCTGGAGTGAACAGGACTGGATCGAAGATATTTCAGAGGATATAGCCGAAGAAACAATTGACTGGTTAAAAAGCCTTGAAAAATAGGTAAAAACTAAAAAAAGGTAAATGGGGAAAGAATTGGATTAAAAAATCTATTCTTCCACTTCTTCGTATTCCATTTCACTTTTATCAAATTCAATCCGGAGTAATGAACCAAACACTCCTCCCACAGTGGCCACCACTATTTCCAGTACTAAGTAGATCAGCGCGGTACTGATTATACTGACTATAAAGTCACCGTAACCCTGCAGGTACATCATCACTATTAAGATGACATTGGTAATGATTCCACCAATTACCCCTAAAACAACTCCATTAAGGGCTCCATTCTTCTCAGTTTCATTTATGATAAAACCAACTACCAGCCCTGTCAGTAAAAATGACGGTAATATTAAACTTACCCCGGAAATAATGTCTGAAATTATGTAGGATGTTAAGATTATTACTGCTCCAATTATCACTGTTCTCCATTTTATAATCTCTTTAATCACACTATCCACTCCTTGAATTGTTTTAACATATTTATATGGCCTCAAAAAACTGGATGAAGTTAGAGTATTACTATTATCCCCAACGAACCTATTTGTGAGGGAGTATTGAAATTATCCTGTTTTAGAGTTTAACATATGGATCCTTCATTACCGGGGAAAGACAGGGAGGTGTAGACTGTAAACTTTCGGCGAATTTATGTCATAAATTGGGCATGAATTCCCCTATTAACGATAATGGGAGGTCACCACCAGATACCTTTCTGCAAGGGGCCATATTCTCCACTGGAAACTTACCTAAATATATCAGTTAAGCCAGTTCCATAGCAATTGTTTTTACAAGTATGGTTTAAATAAATATTCCAAATTTTATACCAATTTCACCCAAATCACCCTTAGAGAGTTAACAATTTAGGTCATTGGGGGATATTGGTAAAGGGTTCTTGCAGTAATCAACTCCTAACTATTACTCTTTATTCCTTCATTTTTGATTTTTTTCTCGTCTTTTCAGTACTATGAAACCTATAACCACTACTATGATAATTACCGTTACTAGGTTACCTATGAATGATACTTGGTCCTCCAGGACCAGGTAGATATTTCCAGAGAACCAGGCCAGCATTCCCCAACCAAATATCTGCACTGCGGACCCCAGAAAGGTGGTGATGATGTATTTTTTCAAGTCATACCGGATCACACCACAGAAGAGGTTGATGGCTATGCTGGGAATAACCGGGAAACAACGGGCCAGGAACATGAAAATATCATCATAACGGCTCTTTTTGAATTTTATTTCCACTTCTTTCACATCTTCAACTGAAACTCCCAGGTACTTACTGGTCCGTTTTATGAAGGGTTCCCCCAGTTTATAGGCCAGGGTGTAGTACACAAAGGATCCTACCGTGATTCCCATGGAAGCGGGTAGGACCACCTTCAACAGCAAAGTTCCCACCGCTGCCAGTGAAAAACTGGTTCCCTTAAGCAGGAGGAAAGTGGAGCTTAAAACTATTAGGCTGGCCGGAATTGGCACAATTATCTGTTCCAATATGCAACCAATGAACACTGCCCAGGATACATTGGCCACAATGAAGGATTCCGTGATGTTAATTATCTCAGAGAACATAACAACCTCTAATTTTTAATAAAATCATCTAAATAAGAAAGTTTCAGACTTTAGGAATTTCAATTCACATGGTGAATGGTCTAATTTATAACCACCGGAATAATTTGCTCCCCCTA
This genomic window contains:
- a CDS encoding DedA family protein; its protein translation is MFSEIINITESFIVANVSWAVFIGCILEQIIVPIPASLIVLSSTFLLLKGTSFSLAAVGTLLLKVVLPASMGITVGSFVYYTLAYKLGEPFIKRTSKYLGVSVEDVKEVEIKFKKSRYDDIFMFLARCFPVIPSIAINLFCGVIRYDLKKYIITTFLGSAVQIFGWGMLAWFSGNIYLVLEDQVSFIGNLVTVIIIVVVIGFIVLKRREKNQK
- a CDS encoding thymidylate kinase, which produces MRFIIIDGLDGSGKSTQAKLVQKKYLSMGESVILREHPSTDNSYGKKAKDALLGRGKVNKIKASLYYALDVIRSVRKYQGKADNIIMVRYLMGVAYLPYPLAKLLYHLFTLFLPTSEYMFFLDLEPEESLGRMSKRDEEEMFENREDLIKVRKKALKLAKDWNIIDSSGNVNSVKKDIEAILDDLG
- a CDS encoding diacylglycerol/polyprenol kinase family protein, translated to MDSGDIIGLILVYAYVILLLVISEKVLKKYPNFSRKFLHIMVGNVLFILPFFQSRWVMALLAAAPFILLTFLISPNSPLKIKDRISGSGHGLGLVYYAISWTVLALLFFDQPWIIAVGIAAMSYGDGMASLIGMKYGKIKYNLTGDNKSLEGSLTMFIVLIGMLWVVLMYYAVPVQPMVIVSVALVATILEGITPKGLDNITACFSAVITYLILTI
- a CDS encoding PRC-barrel domain-containing protein, giving the protein MKVSEFIGMKVIDIEARDVGKVEDLGVTIKESLVEQIFISIGSTFGKKYFAVRTDDIAAIGDYVQVKFDGETLKNMVKTDKLDDLAPKEQRFNSLEGKVVLTREGVEIGKIQDLVIDPEGSIIHNVVITMGGTFNRKHFHISNNDISEIGDYMILKLSKEQIEEIAIS
- a CDS encoding DUF5518 domain-containing protein gives rise to the protein MIKEIIKWRTVIIGAVIILTSYIISDIISGVSLILPSFLLTGLVVGFIINETEKNGALNGVVLGVIGGIITNVILIVMMYLQGYGDFIVSIISTALIYLVLEIVVATVGGVFGSLLRIEFDKSEMEYEEVEE